The following proteins come from a genomic window of Aphelocoma coerulescens isolate FSJ_1873_10779 chromosome 18, UR_Acoe_1.0, whole genome shotgun sequence:
- the AATK gene encoding serine/threonine-protein kinase LMTK1 has product MLACLCCKKGDIGFKEFENAEGDDYVTELSAQGSPAPQHGPEVYVLPLTKVSLPMAKQPGRSVQLLKSADLGRQSLLYLKEIGHGWFGKVFLGEVNSGISSTQVVVKELKASASVQDQMQFLEEAQPYRALQHTNLLQCLAQCAEVTPYLLVMEFCPLGDLKGYLRSCRGAEAMTPDLLTLQRMACEVACGVLHLHRNNYIHSDLALRNCLLTADLTVKIGDYGLSHCKYKTLHTWQDDYFVTADQLWVPLRWIAPELIDEVHGNLLVVDQTKASNVWSLGVTIWELFELGSQPYDHYSDRQVLAYAIKEQQLKLPKPQLKLSLSERWYEVMQFCWLQPEQRPTAEEVHLLLSYLCAKGATEAEEDFEKRWNSMKPNGSASGSHHGPELSSFPLLEQFSADGFPSDGDDILTVMETSHGLNFEYKWEHTKTEHFQAPLGSLSPSSAARYHDLYYPATTAGLSLGVSPSCYECKASGCPGVPVPGVVPILGAHSPSLGSEYYIRIEGPGEGSAELDYAMCTYSPAGERGALRAPACWRAQGGRSGGTYDSDGSPTVSLSMEPLLGHAPAGEGSWECAEYYPYPCPGQEPRGYEPTPSHGAEGYLLAEEPPQPGSQDWPVPAFQPGVFADPLGVSPSGNCAYSPPGYGGTPGPSGVPPDCVALELGEDSPPSAPHPPGASPPPQRHPWASNSSSNNNIGSGSPREPPAGDSWCYRRMITFRGLMAKPLGTVPRGQPQLGGSPPGHDFLRPRQDQPPAMAGGSSSPCRSPSPRRQAWHGRDSSPPCGPAQPGTLAGSPAAPWGPAAAPPPAPGAPRDAQPEGSSAAGSPARSPLAPAAPGPGEAAPTMAGTAAPNPGPPGEPGADGAQPTPEPAEAPAPVPAEAVAESGACAAGDADRTPDKTFSSSSFPSVDEGSDEDTAELTSGVFTDFSGEYTERAEAAPALRSLQKQVGTPDSLESLDIPSTASSCEVLSPGAFAPAGQARALDSGYDTENNESPEFVLKEPHEPREPEAFSQLGKPPPGLPGGEGEAPGPETRLPSAPGAELPGLAEKSPYRDSAYFSDCDAEAERGHKDEGDSDGSRTPEAEEGPRSPTQDIGRGDDPLHPPGAPGSPPAAPGVAVAVPTPAAVALEGDWVGTEAGSAPEQAPGTEQSPAGTGLVPGSPPRPDTDTCPPGSVTPKTFLLTPVPVSPGEPSAVGGTCMPEGVPGLGGATVGDKQTATPTLGLGDLGLPLEGTGAGDAPGGPSTLLPGGKSPPGLSPPPAAPERREEPEEEEEDTEDSDESDEELRCYNIQEQSEESEEEPAAVPIVVAESQSGRNLRSLLKMPSLLSEAFCEDLERKKKAVSFYDDVTIYLFDQESPTRELAEQSFPEPTLPSGQPPSPSGQPPASGSPPSPTDRLGASDDSSDGNASEESGGFEWDDDFPLMPVKPSLVASLPGTPAEPPAAVPALPALVPAQKQVLPIQFSRFTVSPAPVSRFSITHVSDSDMDSIGGSSEDGDRE; this is encoded by the exons ATGTTGGCCTGTCTGTGCTGCAAGAAGGGGGACATTGGCTTCAAG GAGTTTGAGAACGCTGAGGGGGACGACTACGTGACAGAGCTGTCGGCCCAGGGCTCGCCGGCCCCCCAGCATGGCCCCGAGGTCTATGTCCTGCCTCTCaccaaggtgtccctgcccatggccaaGCAGCCGGGGCGCTCAG TGCAGCTCCTCAAGTCGGCGGACCTGGGGCGGCAGAGCCTGCTCTACCTGAAGGAGATCGGGCATGGCTGGTTTGGCAAG GTGTTCCTGGGGGAGGTGAACTCGGGCATCAGCAGCACCCAGGTGGTGGTGAAGGAGCTGAAGGCGAGTGCCAGCGTGCAGGACCAGATGCAGTTCCTGGAGGAAGCGCAGCCCTACAG AGCCCTCCAGCACACCAacctgctgcagtgcctggcCCAGTGCGCCGAGGTCACCCCGTACCTGCTGGTGATGGAGTTCTGCCCGCTG GGTGACCTGAAGGGGTACCTGCGGAGCTGCCGGGGGGCCGAGGCCATGACCCCGGACCTGCTGACCCTGCAGAGGATGGCGTGCGAGGTGGCCTGCGGTGTCCTGCACCTGCACAGGAACAACTACATCCACAG CGACCTGGCCCTGCGGAACTGCCTCCTGACCGCCGACCTCACCGTGAAGATCGGGGACTACGGGCTCTCACACTGCAAGTACAA GACCCTGCACACTTGGCAGGACGACTACTTCGTGACGGCCGACCAGCTGTGGGTGCCGCTGCGCTGGATCGCGCCCGAGCTCATCGATGAGGTGCACGGCAACCTGCTTGTGGTGGACCAGACCAAGGCCAGCAACGTCTG GTCGCTGGGCGTCACCATCTGGGAGCTGTTTGAGCTGGGCAGCCAGCCCTACGACCACTACTCCGACCGCCAAGTGCTGGCCTACGCCAtcaaggagcagcagctgaagctgcccaagccccagctgaaGCTGTCGCTGTCGGAGCGCTG GTACGAGGTGATGCAGTTctgctggctgcagcctgagcagcGCCCCACAGCCGAGGAGGTGCACCTGCTGCTGTCCTACCTGTGCGCCAAGGGGGCCACAGAGGCGGAGGAGGACTTCGAGAAGCGCTGGAATTCCATGAAGCCCAACGGCAGCGCCAGCGGCAGCCACCACGGCCCCGAGCTCTCGTCCTTCCCGCTGCTGGAGCAGTTCTCAGCCGACGGGTTCCCCTCAGACGGGGACGACATCCTCACTGTCATGGAGACCAGCCATGGCCTCAACTTCGAGTACAAGTGGGAGCACACCAAGACCGAGCACTTCCAGGCCCCCCTGGGGTCCctgagccccagcagtgccGCCCGCTACCACGACCTCTATTACCCGGCCACGACGGCAGGGCTCagcctgggggtgtccccgtcCTGCTACGAGTGCAAGGCGTCCGGCTGCCCCGGGGTGCCGGTGCCCGGCGTGGTGCCCATACTGGGCGCCCACAGCCCCTCGCTGGGCAGCGAGTACTACATCCGCATCGAGGGCCCCGGCGAGGGCAGCGCCGAGCTGGACTACGCCATGTGCACCTACAGCCCGGCGGGCGAGCGCGGGGCCCTGCGCGCCCCGGCCTGCTGGAGAGCCCAGGGCGGCCGCAGCGGCGGCACCTACGACTCCGACGGCAGCCCCACCGTGTCCCTGAGCATGGAGCCGCTGCTGGGCCACGCGCCCGCGGGCGAGGGCTCCTGGGAGTGCGCCGAGTACTACCCCTACCCCTGCCCCGGGCAGGAGCCGCGGGGCTACGAGCCGACCCCCAGCCACGGGGCCGAGGGCTATCTGCTGGCGGAGGAGCCCCCCCAGCCGGGCAGCCAGGACTGGCCCGTCCCCGCCTTCCAGCCCGGTGTCTTTGCCGACCCGCTGGGCGTCTCGCCGTCGGGGAACTGCGCCTACAGCCCCCCGGGGTACGGGGGGACTCCGGGCCCGAGCGGGGTCCCGCCGGACTGcgtggcgctggagctgggCGAGGACAgcccccccagcgccccccaccCGCCCGGTGCCAGCCCCCCGCCTCAGCGCCATCCCTGGGCCTCCAACAGCTCCTCCAACAACAACATCGGCAGCGGCAGCCCCCGCGAGCCCCCGGCCGGCGACAGCTGGTGCTACCGCCGCATGATCACCTTCCGCGGGCTCATGGCCAAGCCGCTGGGCACAGTGCCCCGCGGGCAGCCCCAGCTCGGGGGGTCCCCGCCGGGACACGACTTCCTCCGCCCGCGGCAGGATCAGCCCCCCGCCATGGCCGGCGGCTCCTCCTCTCCGTGCCGCTCGCCCTCCCCGCGGCGGCAGGCCTGGCACGGCCGTGACTCATCACCGCCCTGCGGCCCCGCGCAGCCCGGCACGCTGGCGGGCAGCCCCGCCGCGCCCTGGggccccgccgcggccccgccacCTGCGCCGGGGGCCCCGCGCGATGCCCAGCCTGAGGGGAGCTCGGCGGCGGGAAGCCCTGCCCGcagcccgctggcccccgccgcgccggggccgggggaggccGCCCCCACCATGGCTGGCACGGCCGCCCCGAACCCCGGCCCCCCCGGCGAGCCCGGCGCAGATGGCGCCCAGCCCACACCGGAGCCCGCCGAGGCGCCCGCGCCGGTGCCCGCGGAGGCCGTGGCCGAGAGCGGCGCCTGTGCCGCCGGCGACGCCGACCGGACGCCGGACAAGAcgttctccagcagcagcttccccagcGTGGACGAGGGCAGCGACGAGGACACGGCCGAGCTGACCTCCGGCGTCTTCACCGACTTCTCCGGGGAATACACGGAGCGGGCGGAGGCGGCCCCGGCGCTCAGGTCCCTGCAGAAGCAGGTGGGGACGCCGGACTCGCTGGAGTCGCTGGACATCCCCTCCACGGCCAGCTCCTGCGAGGTGCTCAGCCCCGGCGCCTTCGCGCCCGCCGGCCAAGCCCGCGCCCTCGACAGCGGCTACGACACCGAGAACAACGAGTCCCCCGAGTTCGTCCTTAAGGAGCCCCACGAGCCCCGAGAGCCCGAAGCCttcagccagctggggaagccgcccccggggctgccggggggCGAGGGCGAGGCTCCGGGCCCTGAAACGCGGCTGCCCAGTGCCCCGGGGGCCGAGCTGCCCGGCCTGGCCGAGAAGAGCCCCTACCGCGACTCTGCCTATTTCTCCGACTGCGACGCCGAGGCCGAGCGCGGCCACAAGGACGAGGGGGACAGCGATGGGTCCCGCACGCCGGAGGCAGAGGAGGGTCCTCGCTCCCCTACGCAGGACATAGGACGAGGAGATGACCCGCTGCACCCGCCGGGGGCACCCGGCAGCCCCCCGGCAGCGCCTGGCGTCGCGGTGGCAGTGCCCACACCAGCGGCGGTGGCTTTGGAGGGGGACTGGGTGGGGACAGAGGCCGGGAGCGCACCGGAGCAGGCACCTGGCACCGAGCAGAGCCCCGCTGGCACGGGGCTGGTGCCGGGCAGCCCCCCGCGCCCTGACACAGACACCTGTCCCCCGGGCTCTGTGACCCCCAAGACTTTCCTCTTGACCCCGGTGCCAGTGAGCCCTGGGGAGCCATCGGCTGTCGGAGGGACCTGCATGCCCGAGGGCGTCCCTGGACTTGGGGGAGCCACAGTGGGGGACAAACAGACTGCGACCCCCACGCTGGGGCTTGGGGACCTGGGCCTGCCCCTGGAGGGGACTGGGGCGGGTGATGCACCAGGGGGTCCCAGCACGCTGCTGCCTGGGGGCAAATCCCCCCCGGGTCTCTCCCCGCCCCCGGCTGCCCCCGAGCGCCGTGAGgagccagaggaggaggaggaggacacagAAGACAGCGACGAGTCGGACGAGGAGCTGCGCTGCTACAACATCCAGGAGCAGAGCGAGGAGAGCGAGGAGGAGCCTGCAGCTGTGCCCATCGTGGTGGCCGAGAGCCAGAGTGGCCGGAACCTGCGCAGCCTCCTCAAGATGCCCAGCCTGCTGTCCGAGGCCTTCTGTGAGGACCTGGAGCGCAAGAAAAAGGCTGTCTCCTTCTATGACGACGTGACCATCTACCTCTTCGACCAG GAAAGCCCCACGAGGGAGCTGGCTGAGCAGAGCTTCCCGGAGCCCACCCTGCCTTCAGGGCAGCCCCCCTCACCTTCGGGGCAGCCCCCTGCCAGtggcagcccccccagccccacggaCAGGCTTGGAGCCTCTGACGACTCCTCAGATGGCAACGCCTCGGAAGAGA GTGGTGGCTTTGAGTGGGATGACGACTTCCCGCTGATGCCAGTGAAGCCGTCCTTGGTGGCCTCGCTGCCGGGGACGCCGGCGGAGCCCCCCGCGGCCGTGCCCGCCCTGCCCGCCCTGGTGCCGGCGCAGAAACAGGTGCTGCCCATCCAGTTCTCCCGGTTCACGGTCTCACCCGCCCCGGTGTCCCGGTTCTCCATCACCCACGTCTCCGACTCGGACATGGACTCCATAGGAG GCAGCAGCGAAGACGGCGACCGGGAGTGA